In a genomic window of Akkermansiaceae bacterium:
- a CDS encoding alpha-xylosidase, translated as MGKSFTHVPEGFHLRIPLPPVAVDIVDGEALLRIPFAAYTGAKGLVRDAAVPPVTRTLRVRTYGKDIIRISFDPAGREEETTDMLTPETIPELLPLSAETSGTCIELYDSQGVKRARFNTAPIATRPWSDLLPAGEKLLEAEWFPDGGTSVPLASYDRFAHGVIDSVSLGYLEKEGGIQHTLFSFKADAGECFAGTGERFAKMDLSGRTLTLENDDGLGVNSQRTYKNIPFYLSSRPYGLFVHSSCRMHFSLAGQSTRAAQGLVEDASLDLFLCGGGDVPTVLHNYCRLTGFAPSLPRWSYGIWMSRMTYHSAQEVENIGRRLRDSDFPCDVLHVDTGWFPRDWICEWRFSPDRFPEPAKWMAGMREQGYRITLWQTPDISEKSDVAGTARENGYLPRVNAGGDAGSDFSRQGIVGPIDFSNPEAASWYQDGLLRPLLDMGAAAIKTDFGENIPMDAQYHGLPPAKLRNRYALLYQKAAFEVTEDVYGKGGSLIWARAGWAGCQRYPVHWSGDAECSWQGMAGALRGGLHLGLSGFTCWSHDVPGFHGSPDFMNSWPSDTLYVRWTQFGVFTSHMRYHGCSPREPYEYPAIADLVRDWWKLRYALIPYIEQQVEKSAALGLPMLRPMILADETDPTCWHLDDQYLFGEDFLVAPVMNDEGVRDLYLPAGKWINFWTGELLSGGRWLKKVESPLLHLPVFVRRGAVIPIYPDHVNCTDEMDPGRVTEVEIREGFEGLPVCPGLWTA; from the coding sequence ATGGGCAAATCGTTTACACACGTTCCGGAGGGATTCCACCTGCGTATACCCCTGCCGCCGGTTGCCGTTGATATCGTCGATGGCGAGGCCTTGCTCCGGATTCCGTTTGCCGCTTACACGGGAGCGAAGGGGCTGGTCCGGGACGCAGCCGTGCCTCCCGTCACCAGAACCCTGCGTGTCCGCACCTACGGGAAGGATATCATCCGCATTAGCTTCGATCCTGCGGGCCGCGAGGAGGAAACGACCGACATGCTGACTCCGGAGACGATCCCGGAGTTGCTGCCATTGTCGGCCGAGACGAGTGGCACATGCATTGAGTTGTATGATTCGCAGGGCGTGAAACGGGCCCGCTTCAACACCGCACCCATTGCCACCCGGCCATGGAGCGATTTGTTGCCGGCTGGCGAAAAACTTCTGGAAGCCGAGTGGTTCCCCGACGGCGGCACATCCGTTCCACTGGCTTCGTATGACCGCTTTGCCCACGGCGTCATCGATTCCGTTTCCCTTGGCTACCTTGAAAAAGAGGGGGGAATCCAGCACACCCTGTTTTCATTCAAGGCGGATGCCGGGGAATGTTTCGCCGGGACGGGGGAGCGGTTTGCCAAAATGGATTTGTCGGGCCGAACCCTGACCCTGGAAAACGACGACGGGCTGGGCGTGAATTCGCAGCGGACCTACAAGAACATCCCCTTCTACCTCTCAAGCCGACCCTACGGCCTGTTTGTCCACAGCAGTTGCCGGATGCATTTTTCCCTGGCCGGCCAATCCACCCGTGCGGCGCAAGGCCTGGTGGAGGACGCTTCGCTCGACCTGTTTTTATGCGGCGGCGGGGATGTCCCCACGGTATTGCACAACTACTGTCGGCTGACCGGATTCGCACCAAGCCTCCCCCGCTGGAGCTACGGCATCTGGATGAGCCGGATGACCTACCACTCCGCGCAAGAGGTTGAAAATATCGGCCGCAGGCTGCGCGACAGCGACTTCCCCTGCGATGTCCTGCACGTCGACACCGGATGGTTTCCCCGCGACTGGATCTGTGAGTGGAGGTTTAGCCCCGACCGCTTTCCCGAACCCGCGAAGTGGATGGCCGGTATGAGGGAGCAGGGGTATCGCATCACCCTGTGGCAGACTCCTGATATTTCCGAAAAAAGTGACGTGGCCGGCACCGCCCGGGAAAATGGCTACCTGCCGCGGGTCAACGCCGGCGGGGACGCGGGCTCTGATTTCAGCCGCCAGGGGATTGTCGGCCCCATCGATTTCAGTAACCCGGAAGCCGCGTCATGGTATCAGGACGGATTGTTGCGGCCTTTGTTGGATATGGGCGCCGCCGCCATCAAAACGGATTTTGGTGAGAACATTCCCATGGATGCGCAATACCATGGGCTGCCGCCTGCAAAGCTACGCAACCGCTACGCCCTGCTCTATCAGAAGGCCGCCTTCGAGGTCACGGAGGATGTTTACGGCAAGGGCGGATCGCTGATCTGGGCGCGCGCCGGCTGGGCCGGCTGCCAGCGTTACCCGGTGCACTGGAGTGGTGACGCCGAATGCTCGTGGCAGGGTATGGCCGGCGCCCTGCGCGGCGGACTTCACCTCGGGCTGAGCGGGTTCACCTGCTGGTCCCACGATGTGCCCGGTTTCCACGGCTCGCCCGATTTCATGAACAGCTGGCCGAGCGACACACTCTATGTACGGTGGACCCAGTTCGGCGTTTTTACTTCACACATGCGCTACCACGGATGCAGCCCGCGCGAGCCCTACGAGTATCCCGCCATCGCAGACCTCGTCCGCGACTGGTGGAAACTCCGCTATGCGCTGATTCCCTATATTGAACAACAGGTCGAGAAGTCGGCTGCGTTGGGACTGCCCATGCTGCGCCCGATGATCCTGGCGGACGAAACCGATCCCACATGCTGGCACCTCGATGACCAGTATCTGTTTGGTGAGGATTTCCTCGTGGCTCCCGTCATGAATGATGAAGGTGTCCGTGACCTCTACCTCCCCGCTGGAAAGTGGATCAACTTCTGGACCGGCGAGCTTCTGTCCGGTGGCAGGTGGCTGAAAAAAGTGGAGAGCCCCTTACTCCACCTTCCCGTTTTTGTCCGGCGTGGAGCCGTCATTCCCATCTACCCGGACCACGTCAACTGCACCGACGAAATGGACCCCGGCCGAGTCACGGAAGTGGAGATCCGCGAGGGATTCGAGGGGCTGCCTGTCTGCCCCGGGCTGTGGACAGCCTGA